Proteins found in one Deinococcus hopiensis KR-140 genomic segment:
- a CDS encoding PAS domain-containing protein, whose translation MTSEGAVPAGLLPEMNRLRHLQAVTAALAGAVTANDVEAIILQQVVPAAAACGASLIKVVDGATLYTVGTAGHGQAFEFSWRRFPVDEHFPEVAAIRTKRPVFASLDDLRRDHAPVLPLLGPGTHAVAALPLIASGQVLGCLALSFEQEEDITPDRRPHLLALVEVSSQALRRARQYDAEHAAHARAALLAEAGTALAKSLDVTATLERITALAIQHVADWAAVYLPDDTGRMVAVAAAHPDPEKVKLLHWFLAQVPHDPEAPGSPAWVLQTGHPVLVPTVPPGIMDALPESELRDAFYVMGLHSVMNVPLTIHGRNIGVLGLATTHPSRMYGEADLELAQALAGRAALALDNAQLHEAADHSEQRYRSLIDATRQVVWTNSPGGEMLGEQPGWAALTGQTRGEYEGYGWSAALHPDDRAFTLEAWRHAVAGRTTFEVEHRVCAGGGIYRHFHVRAVPVLNGDGSLREWVGVHTDITEQVEAQRTLQDLNAFLEHRIQERTRDLQESERRFRSIFDSQFQLIGLLDPEGRLIEANRTALEFAGTQPHEVIGQPFWAGPWWRHSEEGRQELRDALRRAAAGETVRYDVDILDAGGHAATIDFSLKPVRDERGEVILLIPEGRIISEERRLAAVLQAVVSSAPLILFALDAEGHYLISAGAALSALGRQPNELVGQNALDLYRQVPEVLEPMKRALAGEEVHEIGTLRGITLESWYQPMRDQRGQVSGMVGVAINVSDRARAEQEREEARGRAEVLAALGDALQVVTLPDEVVVQALETLGPALGVTALMVVPVAGPHAKPITIWGEVPDVVRVTLEQKERAMADTPVLAQVVASGQPVYLEDYARAPEHAPGLDGMACAIEPVLTSDGPVVGAVVAWRAGGGEWSEGQRDLLRRGAAALALALERAEAATNLQEQRDTLEATNRELQRSNAELERFAFVASHDLQEPLRTIASFSGLIERRYANVLDDRGRQYLSMVIGGTVRLKQLIDDLLVFSRLNADRDPLRPVRTEGPLREALSNISAAVQAAGAQVTVAESPTVLGDERELTQLFQNLIGNAVKFRRPGVTPEIQVGAQEEGAVWHFHVRDNGIGIPLKYHERVFGMFQRLHTRDEYEGTGLGLSIVRKIAERHGGRVWLESTPGVGTTVHFTLPSVGGADV comes from the coding sequence ATGACCTCCGAAGGTGCTGTCCCGGCAGGGCTTCTCCCGGAAATGAATCGGCTCCGCCACCTCCAGGCCGTCACGGCGGCCCTCGCCGGGGCAGTGACTGCGAACGACGTCGAGGCCATCATCTTGCAGCAGGTTGTGCCTGCCGCGGCCGCCTGCGGGGCGAGTCTGATCAAGGTGGTGGATGGAGCGACGCTGTACACGGTGGGAACCGCCGGCCACGGCCAGGCCTTTGAATTTTCGTGGCGCCGCTTCCCGGTAGACGAACACTTTCCAGAGGTGGCGGCCATCCGGACCAAGCGGCCGGTCTTTGCGTCCCTGGATGATCTGCGCCGGGACCACGCTCCAGTCCTGCCTCTGCTCGGGCCCGGTACCCACGCGGTGGCCGCACTTCCCCTGATTGCCAGCGGACAGGTGCTGGGCTGCCTGGCCCTCTCGTTCGAGCAGGAGGAGGACATCACGCCCGACCGGCGACCACACCTTCTGGCCCTGGTCGAGGTCAGCAGCCAGGCGTTGCGGCGCGCCCGGCAGTACGACGCCGAGCATGCCGCGCACGCGCGGGCCGCCTTGCTGGCCGAGGCCGGCACTGCCCTTGCCAAGTCGCTCGACGTCACGGCGACGTTGGAACGGATCACGGCGCTGGCCATCCAGCATGTCGCGGACTGGGCTGCCGTATACCTGCCGGACGATACCGGTCGGATGGTCGCCGTTGCGGCGGCCCACCCAGACCCTGAGAAAGTGAAGCTGCTGCACTGGTTCCTGGCCCAGGTCCCGCATGACCCAGAGGCGCCCGGCTCGCCCGCCTGGGTGCTGCAGACCGGTCATCCTGTGCTGGTGCCCACCGTTCCGCCCGGCATCATGGACGCGCTGCCCGAGAGCGAGCTTCGTGACGCGTTCTACGTCATGGGCCTCCACTCGGTGATGAATGTGCCGCTCACCATCCATGGCCGGAACATCGGAGTGCTGGGCCTCGCCACGACGCACCCGTCCCGGATGTACGGCGAGGCCGACCTGGAATTGGCCCAGGCGCTGGCGGGCCGGGCGGCGCTCGCGCTGGACAATGCCCAGTTGCATGAGGCGGCCGACCACAGCGAGCAGCGGTACCGCTCGCTTATCGACGCGACCCGGCAGGTCGTCTGGACGAACAGCCCTGGTGGCGAGATGCTCGGTGAGCAGCCTGGCTGGGCCGCGCTGACTGGGCAGACGCGCGGCGAGTACGAGGGGTACGGCTGGTCAGCAGCCCTCCATCCGGACGATCGCGCCTTTACCCTGGAAGCGTGGCGGCACGCCGTCGCGGGCCGCACAACTTTCGAGGTCGAACACCGCGTCTGCGCTGGAGGCGGCATCTACCGTCACTTCCATGTACGCGCCGTGCCCGTCCTGAACGGGGACGGCAGTCTCCGGGAGTGGGTGGGGGTGCATACGGACATCACCGAGCAGGTGGAGGCCCAGCGGACCTTGCAGGACCTCAATGCGTTCCTGGAGCACCGAATCCAGGAACGGACGCGCGACCTCCAGGAGAGCGAGCGGCGCTTCCGGAGCATCTTCGACAGCCAGTTTCAGCTGATTGGCCTGCTTGATCCAGAAGGCAGGCTCATCGAGGCGAACCGCACCGCCCTCGAATTTGCGGGAACGCAGCCGCACGAGGTGATCGGTCAACCTTTCTGGGCTGGGCCATGGTGGCGGCATTCCGAGGAGGGCCGTCAGGAACTGCGTGACGCCCTGCGCCGAGCTGCAGCGGGTGAGACGGTGCGCTACGACGTGGACATCCTGGATGCGGGTGGTCACGCCGCCACCATCGACTTCTCCCTCAAGCCCGTGCGCGATGAGCGGGGCGAGGTGATCTTGCTGATTCCCGAGGGCCGCATCATCAGTGAGGAACGTCGCCTCGCCGCCGTCTTGCAGGCGGTGGTGTCCAGCGCGCCGCTGATTCTGTTCGCCCTGGACGCCGAGGGCCACTACCTTATTTCGGCCGGTGCCGCGCTTTCCGCGCTGGGCCGGCAGCCCAACGAACTGGTCGGACAGAATGCCCTTGACCTCTACCGCCAGGTGCCGGAGGTGCTGGAGCCGATGAAGCGCGCGTTGGCTGGCGAGGAAGTCCACGAGATCGGCACGTTGCGGGGCATCACCCTCGAAAGCTGGTACCAGCCGATGCGGGATCAGCGCGGACAGGTGAGTGGCATGGTGGGCGTGGCGATCAACGTCAGCGACCGGGCACGGGCTGAACAGGAACGCGAGGAGGCGCGGGGCCGCGCCGAAGTGCTGGCTGCCCTGGGCGACGCCCTGCAGGTCGTTACCTTGCCTGACGAGGTGGTCGTGCAGGCGCTGGAAACCCTGGGGCCTGCGCTGGGGGTAACGGCCCTGATGGTGGTACCAGTCGCCGGGCCTCACGCAAAACCCATCACCATCTGGGGTGAGGTGCCTGACGTCGTCCGGGTTACGCTGGAGCAGAAGGAACGCGCCATGGCCGATACACCGGTGCTCGCTCAGGTCGTGGCGTCCGGCCAGCCGGTCTACCTGGAGGATTACGCGCGCGCGCCAGAGCACGCGCCTGGGCTCGACGGTATGGCATGCGCAATTGAACCGGTGCTGACGAGCGATGGCCCTGTGGTGGGTGCGGTGGTCGCCTGGCGGGCAGGGGGAGGTGAGTGGTCTGAGGGGCAGCGCGACTTGCTGAGGCGCGGCGCGGCGGCGCTCGCCCTGGCCTTGGAACGGGCGGAAGCGGCCACGAATCTGCAGGAGCAGAGGGACACGCTGGAAGCCACCAACCGGGAACTCCAGCGCAGCAACGCGGAACTGGAGCGGTTTGCCTTCGTGGCCAGCCATGACCTGCAAGAACCGCTGCGCACCATCGCCAGTTTCAGTGGGCTGATCGAGCGGCGGTATGCCAACGTGCTTGACGACCGTGGCCGGCAGTACCTCTCGATGGTCATAGGGGGCACCGTGCGGCTTAAGCAGCTGATTGACGACCTGCTGGTGTTTTCGCGCCTGAACGCCGATCGTGACCCGCTGCGGCCCGTGCGTACGGAAGGTCCCTTGAGGGAGGCGCTGAGCAACATCAGCGCAGCGGTTCAAGCTGCCGGCGCTCAGGTCACTGTCGCTGAATCTCCCACCGTGCTGGGAGACGAGCGTGAACTCACACAATTGTTTCAGAATCTGATAGGGAACGCCGTGAAGTTCCGCCGGCCTGGCGTGACGCCCGAGATCCAGGTGGGGGCCCAGGAGGAGGGGGCTGTCTGGCACTTCCACGTGCGTGACAATGGAATTGGCATTCCGCTGAAGTACCACGAGCGGGTGTTCGGCATGTTCCAGCGGCTTCATACGCGCGACGAATACGAGGGAACGGGCCTCGGGCTGTCTATCGTCCGCAAAATAGCGGAACGTCACGGCGGCCGGGTGTGGCTTGAGTCCACGCCCGGGGTGGGCACGACGGTGCATTTCACGCTGCCCAGCGTGGGCGGCGCCGATGTTTGA
- a CDS encoding substrate-binding domain-containing protein, whose protein sequence is MSNRIDRPFPHHTAGNVAILTNHLHPYQTVVIQGIQQKLDSRGWASTVYVGRDLQLPLSAPNQIFARIHPRHHQGVILLSAALTASRSDSEVRTFVEALGSMPAVGIGRAIPGLTTIGTDNASGMQQLMAYLIDEQGYSRLAFMRGTVGNPDSEERERIFRDVLYGRGLPVREEWMLTGQYSVQTARDELDLLIGQGADIQAVVCANDEMAAGCIQAIHRRGLRVPDDIAVTGFDDSPQFQYVLPALTTVRQPILEQGEMAAQALLDLMQGQALPDEVRVRSQVVVRESAGMPPLLGGAARRPLPAVWHALEQDGLAQLRESLERNALSPFIDFWQSRLLTGVYRNEAFSRWHDLLTFWIRQVEPDLDAATLLTFNQLKMSAYDVLFRAFQMSHEEQRLQDLYNSTWSPQLFSTETPTQLLEQIEDYLSRMKITRYLLVQTDTAGNTAQVTAHRGIPLPNTDPFPLEQLLPSELAAEWRSGHRTVTPLAVGDRLFGWLWYCPSGFDAGDEAVLYSALGRAIQLATQQEALRRHAEQLELEVQARTARLKAEVTERTNAERALQVAHEHLQQSERRFRSLVQNASDLILVLDAEGSIRYVSASARAMVGYTAQEMTGQDLLTYLSPEHHGEVRRQITQLIADGPATTLRPRYRLRTALGEGRWFEGLMTNLLSDPDVRGIVLNSHDITDRIGAEEALRASQSHLLAAEKLASLGRLTAGLAHEINTPLAATMNYLSMAQMLIQEYQESIGNPAVTPEDHAAIAGEALQALKDATKATNRIGEFIRQMRSHTRGSVSGTSEFDPAKLAADTLAMLAHQALRSQVELRLEIPTVRLSLWGEPGRFTQVLTNLVINAIHACEAVERPGNVVVRLVSLGDNVCLQVEDNGTGIPAEIVGKIFDPMFTTKDVGKGTGLGLSIIHDIVGGHFGGSVEVQTEVGRGTVFTVHFLPGRNQTA, encoded by the coding sequence GTGAGCAACAGGATAGACCGCCCATTCCCACACCACACCGCAGGAAACGTCGCCATCCTGACCAATCACCTCCATCCCTATCAGACGGTGGTGATTCAGGGGATCCAGCAGAAACTGGACAGCCGCGGGTGGGCGAGTACCGTGTATGTCGGCCGTGATCTCCAGCTGCCCCTTTCGGCTCCCAATCAAATTTTCGCTCGTATTCACCCGCGGCACCACCAGGGCGTCATTCTGCTCTCGGCCGCCCTCACGGCATCCCGCTCAGACTCGGAAGTCAGGACCTTCGTCGAGGCCCTGGGTTCCATGCCCGCCGTTGGTATTGGCCGGGCAATTCCCGGCCTCACCACCATTGGGACGGACAATGCCAGTGGAATGCAGCAACTGATGGCGTACCTGATTGACGAACAAGGTTATTCCCGGCTGGCCTTCATGCGGGGAACCGTCGGGAACCCCGATTCCGAGGAACGCGAACGAATCTTCCGGGACGTGCTGTACGGGCGTGGCCTGCCCGTCAGGGAGGAATGGATGCTGACAGGGCAGTATTCCGTTCAAACCGCCAGGGACGAACTCGACCTCCTGATAGGCCAGGGGGCCGACATTCAGGCCGTGGTGTGCGCGAACGACGAGATGGCCGCGGGCTGCATCCAGGCGATTCACCGCCGCGGACTGAGGGTGCCTGACGATATCGCTGTGACGGGTTTCGACGACAGTCCCCAGTTCCAATATGTGCTGCCCGCCCTGACCACGGTCCGCCAACCCATCCTCGAACAGGGTGAGATGGCGGCCCAGGCGCTGCTTGACCTGATGCAGGGTCAGGCGCTTCCTGACGAAGTGCGGGTGCGGAGTCAGGTGGTGGTACGCGAGTCCGCTGGCATGCCCCCGCTTCTCGGGGGGGCCGCACGTCGGCCGCTTCCCGCTGTGTGGCACGCCCTGGAGCAGGACGGACTGGCCCAGCTGCGGGAGTCGCTTGAGCGCAACGCCCTGTCTCCTTTTATTGACTTCTGGCAGAGCAGGCTGCTGACGGGCGTCTACCGAAACGAGGCGTTCTCCCGGTGGCACGACCTCCTGACGTTCTGGATTCGTCAAGTGGAGCCTGATTTGGACGCTGCCACGCTGCTGACATTCAACCAGTTGAAGATGTCCGCGTACGACGTCCTTTTTCGCGCGTTTCAAATGTCGCACGAGGAGCAGCGTCTGCAAGACCTGTACAACTCCACGTGGAGCCCCCAGCTGTTCAGTACCGAAACGCCCACACAGCTCCTGGAACAGATTGAGGATTACCTCAGCCGCATGAAGATCACCCGCTACCTGCTGGTGCAGACGGATACGGCGGGCAACACGGCGCAGGTAACGGCACACCGGGGAATACCACTGCCGAACACGGACCCTTTTCCACTGGAGCAACTGCTGCCCAGTGAACTGGCTGCGGAGTGGCGCTCCGGGCACCGCACCGTTACGCCGCTGGCCGTTGGAGACCGGCTGTTCGGTTGGCTATGGTACTGTCCTTCGGGCTTCGATGCCGGTGACGAGGCAGTGCTTTACAGTGCGCTCGGACGGGCCATTCAACTGGCGACGCAGCAAGAAGCGCTCCGGCGTCACGCGGAGCAGCTCGAACTGGAAGTTCAGGCCCGTACGGCCCGGCTGAAAGCGGAAGTGACCGAACGCACCAACGCGGAGAGGGCGCTGCAGGTGGCACACGAACATTTGCAACAGAGCGAGAGGCGCTTCCGCTCACTGGTGCAAAACGCCTCTGATCTGATTTTGGTTCTCGACGCCGAGGGAAGCATCCGGTACGTCAGCGCCTCAGCCAGGGCGATGGTGGGATATACGGCACAGGAAATGACGGGGCAAGACCTGCTGACCTACCTCTCTCCAGAACATCACGGTGAGGTTCGTCGGCAGATCACCCAACTGATCGCCGATGGACCAGCCACCACTTTGCGCCCCCGTTACCGCCTCCGCACGGCCCTGGGCGAAGGACGATGGTTCGAAGGGCTCATGACAAACCTCCTGAGTGATCCGGACGTCCGGGGGATTGTACTCAACTCGCATGACATCACCGACCGGATCGGGGCAGAAGAAGCGCTGAGGGCCAGCCAGTCGCATCTGCTGGCTGCCGAGAAACTGGCCAGCCTCGGGCGGCTCACCGCTGGACTGGCCCATGAAATCAATACTCCGCTGGCCGCCACCATGAATTACCTGAGCATGGCGCAAATGCTGATTCAGGAGTACCAGGAATCCATTGGCAATCCGGCAGTTACGCCGGAAGACCATGCGGCGATTGCTGGCGAGGCCCTGCAAGCCCTCAAAGACGCAACGAAGGCCACCAACCGCATCGGTGAGTTCATTCGTCAGATGCGCAGCCATACCCGGGGCAGTGTCAGCGGAACCAGTGAGTTCGATCCTGCCAAACTTGCCGCCGATACGCTGGCCATGCTCGCCCACCAGGCGCTCAGAAGTCAGGTTGAACTTCGACTCGAAATTCCCACCGTCAGGTTAAGTCTGTGGGGTGAGCCCGGCCGTTTTACACAGGTGTTGACCAACCTGGTCATCAACGCGATTCACGCCTGTGAAGCGGTTGAACGCCCTGGAAACGTCGTCGTCCGCCTGGTCAGTCTCGGGGACAACGTCTGCCTTCAGGTGGAGGATAACGGTACCGGGATTCCAGCGGAGATCGTCGGTAAAATTTTCGATCCCATGTTTACCACCAAAGACGTCGGGAAAGGAACCGGCCTGGGCCTCAGCATTATCCACGACATTGTCGGGGGTCACTTTGGCGGCTCCGTAGAAGTACAAACGGAGGTGGGCCGAGGCACCGTGTTCACGGTTCACTTCCTGCCCGGCCGCAACCAGACAGCATAG
- the tal gene encoding transaldolase — MPSKLEQLRKFSVVVADTGDFTAISQYRPRDCTTNPSLILKAARQPESAELVNEVVTDCARRGERTEEMLDTLAVRFGVELTKLVPGDVSTEVDAMLSFDVTAMVTKARALIERYEKWGVDRERVLIKLAATWEGIRAAEVLEREGIRCNLTLVFSLEQAVACAQAGVFLISPFVGRITDWYKKAEGRNSYPVDDDPGVGSVRRIYTHFKSQGYATAVMGASFRSAAQVEALAGCDRLTVSPTLLSDLDQDQGMLTRRLGSAQAATPPTGPITEPAFRWSLLENQMAGEKLTEGLRVFHMDYLSLKREIQTKVQGQKVLT, encoded by the coding sequence ATGCCCAGTAAACTCGAGCAGCTCCGAAAATTCTCAGTGGTTGTCGCCGACACGGGAGATTTCACGGCCATCTCCCAGTACCGACCGAGAGACTGCACCACCAATCCGTCCCTGATCCTCAAAGCGGCTCGGCAGCCGGAATCTGCGGAGCTCGTCAATGAAGTGGTAACCGACTGCGCTCGCCGGGGAGAGCGCACGGAAGAGATGCTCGATACACTTGCAGTGCGCTTCGGAGTGGAGTTGACGAAGCTTGTCCCCGGTGATGTCTCGACGGAAGTCGACGCCATGCTGTCATTCGATGTGACAGCGATGGTGACCAAAGCGCGGGCACTCATCGAGAGGTATGAGAAGTGGGGTGTGGACCGAGAGCGGGTGCTGATTAAACTGGCGGCCACCTGGGAAGGGATTCGGGCAGCGGAAGTGTTGGAGCGGGAAGGCATTCGCTGCAATCTCACCCTGGTCTTCAGCCTGGAACAGGCCGTTGCCTGCGCTCAGGCAGGAGTCTTTCTCATCTCGCCCTTCGTCGGCCGAATCACGGATTGGTACAAGAAGGCTGAAGGACGGAATTCTTACCCAGTAGACGACGACCCCGGCGTGGGCAGCGTTCGCCGGATCTACACGCACTTTAAAAGCCAAGGGTACGCGACCGCCGTTATGGGCGCTTCCTTCCGCAGTGCGGCCCAGGTGGAGGCGCTCGCAGGCTGCGATCGCCTCACGGTCAGCCCGACCTTGCTCTCGGATCTGGATCAGGACCAAGGGATGCTCACCCGCCGGCTCGGTTCAGCCCAGGCGGCCACACCCCCCACAGGTCCCATTACGGAGCCGGCGTTCCGCTGGTCTCTTCTGGAGAACCAGATGGCAGGTGAAAAGTTGACGGAAGGACTGCGAGTTTTCCACATGGACTATCTCTCGTTAAAACGCGAAATTCAGACCAAAGTGCAAGGACAAAAAGTCCTCACTTAA
- the araA gene encoding L-arabinose isomerase: MKHLARPQLWFVCGSQHLYGPETLAQVGSNAQQVARGLDGSGSIPLDVVFKGVLTTPQEIRQLCLEANGDPQCAGLVLWMHTFSPSKMWIGGLSALKKPFCHLHTQFNRELPWNEIDMDFMNLNQAAHGDREAGFLHTRMRLERKVVVGHWSDPEVQERLGVWARAVWAWSDLQGARFARFGDNMRYVAVTEGDKVSAELRFGFEVNTYAVGDLVERVQAVVATEVDALIATYADEYEVAPDLLPGGERAPSLREAARIELGMRAFLDEGGFKGFTDTFEDLHGLAQLPGIATQRLMADGYGFGGEGDWKTAALVRAMKVMAHGLPGGTSFMEDYTYHLEPGRHQVLGSHMLEICPSIAVGRPRVEVHPLGIGGKEDPARLVFGAQKGRAINASLVDLGSRFRLIVNEVESVEHPELPNLPVARAVWECLPDFKTACAAWIYAGGAHHTGYSYSVTTEHMEDFAAIAGVELAVIDADTRLRDFKGNLRLNDLYYVLGQGLRV; this comes from the coding sequence TTGAAACACCTTGCTCGTCCCCAACTCTGGTTTGTCTGCGGTTCTCAGCATCTTTACGGCCCTGAAACGCTCGCGCAGGTCGGCAGCAACGCCCAACAGGTCGCGCGTGGCCTGGACGGCAGCGGCTCCATTCCCCTCGACGTGGTCTTCAAAGGGGTCCTGACGACACCCCAGGAAATTCGCCAGCTGTGCCTGGAGGCAAACGGCGACCCCCAGTGTGCCGGTCTGGTCCTTTGGATGCATACCTTCTCGCCCTCCAAGATGTGGATCGGTGGCCTGAGCGCTCTGAAAAAGCCCTTCTGCCACCTGCACACCCAGTTCAACCGGGAGTTGCCGTGGAACGAGATCGACATGGATTTCATGAACCTCAACCAGGCCGCGCACGGTGACCGCGAGGCGGGCTTTTTGCATACCCGAATGCGGTTGGAGCGCAAGGTCGTGGTGGGGCACTGGAGCGATCCCGAGGTGCAGGAGCGGCTGGGCGTATGGGCGCGGGCGGTCTGGGCCTGGTCGGACCTTCAGGGCGCCCGTTTCGCCCGCTTCGGTGACAACATGCGCTACGTCGCCGTGACTGAAGGCGACAAGGTCAGTGCGGAACTGCGCTTCGGCTTCGAGGTGAATACGTACGCCGTCGGCGACCTGGTTGAGCGGGTGCAGGCCGTGGTTGCAACTGAGGTAGACGCGCTGATCGCAACGTACGCAGACGAGTATGAAGTCGCGCCGGACCTGCTCCCCGGAGGCGAACGGGCGCCGTCCCTGCGCGAGGCTGCACGGATTGAACTTGGAATGCGGGCCTTTCTGGACGAAGGGGGCTTTAAGGGCTTCACGGACACCTTCGAGGACCTGCATGGTCTCGCGCAACTTCCCGGTATCGCCACCCAGAGGCTGATGGCCGACGGCTACGGCTTCGGGGGAGAGGGCGACTGGAAAACAGCAGCCCTGGTCCGCGCCATGAAGGTGATGGCGCACGGCCTGCCCGGCGGAACCTCCTTTATGGAGGATTACACCTATCACCTCGAACCCGGGAGGCACCAGGTGCTGGGGTCACACATGCTGGAAATCTGCCCGAGCATCGCGGTGGGTAGACCCCGCGTAGAAGTTCACCCTTTGGGCATCGGGGGCAAGGAAGACCCAGCGCGCCTGGTGTTCGGCGCGCAAAAAGGCCGGGCCATCAACGCTTCGCTCGTGGACCTTGGCAGCCGCTTCCGGCTCATCGTGAACGAGGTGGAGTCGGTAGAGCACCCGGAGTTACCGAATTTGCCCGTTGCGCGGGCGGTATGGGAATGTCTGCCGGATTTCAAGACGGCCTGCGCTGCATGGATCTATGCCGGGGGCGCGCACCACACCGGGTACAGCTATTCGGTCACGACCGAGCACATGGAGGACTTTGCCGCCATTGCGGGGGTGGAGCTTGCGGTAATCGACGCTGACACGCGTCTGCGCGACTTCAAGGGCAACCTGCGCCTGAACGACTTGTATTACGTCCTTGGACAAGGGTTGCGCGTTTAA
- a CDS encoding L-ribulose-5-phosphate 4-epimerase gives MNKVELREQLTALHQELPRNGLVTWTSGNISARDGDAMLIKPSGVTFEDLTPESMVRTDLHARRLEGTLSASSDAATHAYIYRHLPHVGGIVHTHSPYATAWAANAREIPCVLTAMADEFGGPIPCGGFALIGGEEIGAEVVRVLKGHRSPAIILKNHGVFTIGPSPRAALKAAVMCEDVARTVFLAHQLGNVQPLAQEHIDSLYDRYTNVYGQR, from the coding sequence GTGAATAAAGTTGAACTCCGCGAACAACTCACCGCCCTGCATCAGGAGTTGCCGAGAAACGGCCTGGTGACCTGGACCAGCGGCAACATCAGCGCCCGCGATGGCGACGCGATGCTCATCAAACCCAGCGGCGTGACCTTTGAAGATCTCACCCCGGAAAGTATGGTCCGCACCGACCTGCATGCCCGGCGACTGGAAGGAACGCTCAGCGCGTCCTCCGATGCCGCCACGCACGCCTACATCTACCGCCACCTTCCGCATGTGGGTGGAATCGTCCATACCCACAGCCCCTACGCTACCGCCTGGGCCGCCAATGCCCGCGAGATCCCCTGCGTCCTGACCGCGATGGCCGACGAGTTCGGAGGCCCGATTCCCTGCGGCGGCTTCGCCCTCATCGGCGGTGAGGAGATTGGTGCGGAGGTGGTGCGCGTCCTCAAGGGGCACCGCAGCCCCGCCATCATCCTCAAAAACCACGGAGTGTTCACCATCGGACCAAGCCCAAGGGCCGCACTCAAGGCCGCCGTGATGTGTGAGGACGTCGCACGCACGGTCTTCCTGGCCCATCAACTCGGGAACGTGCAGCCCCTCGCCCAGGAACACATTGACTCGCTCTATGACCGCTACACCAACGTCTACGGTCAGCGCTAA